The proteins below come from a single Erythrobacter sp. SG61-1L genomic window:
- a CDS encoding class I SAM-dependent methyltransferase — MRKFVGIAALAAASVMGVAAAPALAETKGAAVPANPALDAALASKIRGEDGKRDKFRHPAETLAFFGVEPGMTVVDYMPNGWWYTRVLVPYLGKDGSYIGMNPDVSTQTGYMKNTYDDVAGKLAEEHGKWAGPNDAKVSGFNVNAVPEGLDGTVDRVLIFREVHNMFRFDWLRRDLAIMRKMLKPGGLIGITDHRVAENVPFERSDGNKGYMRESDVIALFAASGFDLVAKSEINANPKDPTDWQIGVWELPPSYAGADDAKRAKVDAIGESDRMTMVFRKRP; from the coding sequence ATGAGGAAATTTGTGGGCATTGCCGCGCTTGCTGCGGCATCGGTGATGGGCGTGGCGGCCGCCCCTGCGCTGGCCGAAACGAAGGGCGCCGCCGTGCCCGCCAATCCCGCGCTCGACGCGGCGCTCGCTTCGAAAATCCGGGGTGAGGACGGCAAGCGCGACAAGTTCCGCCATCCGGCCGAAACGCTGGCCTTCTTCGGCGTGGAGCCGGGGATGACCGTTGTGGACTATATGCCCAATGGCTGGTGGTACACGCGCGTGCTGGTGCCCTATCTGGGCAAGGACGGTTCCTATATCGGGATGAACCCCGATGTCTCGACCCAGACCGGCTATATGAAGAACACCTATGACGATGTTGCCGGCAAGCTGGCAGAGGAACATGGGAAATGGGCCGGGCCGAACGACGCGAAGGTTTCGGGCTTCAACGTCAATGCCGTGCCTGAAGGGCTGGACGGCACGGTGGACCGGGTGCTGATCTTCCGCGAAGTCCACAACATGTTCCGTTTCGACTGGCTGAGGCGCGATCTGGCGATCATGCGCAAGATGCTGAAGCCGGGCGGGTTGATCGGCATTACTGACCATCGCGTGGCCGAAAACGTCCCCTTTGAACGCAGCGACGGTAACAAGGGCTATATGCGCGAAAGCGACGTGATCGCCCTGTTCGCCGCCAGCGGCTTCGATCTCGTCGCCAAGAGCGAGATCAACGCCAATCCGAAAGACCCGACCGACTGGCAGATCGGCGTATGGGAATTGCCGCCCTCCTATGCCGGGGCGGACGATGCCAAGCGGGCAAAGGTGGATGCGATCGGCGAGAGCGACCGCATGACCATGGTGTTCCGCAAGCGCCCCTGA
- the hemH gene encoding ferrochelatase gives MTYAEQKLPADHPPVLTGGLGVLLVNLGTPDAPTPAAVKRYLAEFLSDPRVVEIPALIWQPILRGIILNTRPKKSAHAYQQVWTEKGSPLAAITEQQAEALQARLGTAATVRWAMRYGNPAIPQELKALMDAGCDRILIAPLYPQYSAATNATVVDKAGEALRAMRWQPALRTLPPYYDDPAHIAALAKDLGAQLDALDFEPEVLLLSFHGMPERTLHLGDPYHCQCQKTARLLGEALGRPGLRIDTTFQSRFGRAKWLEPATDVVLEAEAKAGTRRIAVAAPGFSADCLETLEELAIRGREQFLGAGGEHYATLACLNAGETGMDMLEALVRRELAGWV, from the coding sequence ATGACTTACGCCGAACAGAAACTTCCGGCCGATCACCCGCCCGTCCTCACGGGCGGACTGGGTGTGCTGCTCGTCAATCTCGGCACGCCCGATGCGCCTACTCCGGCGGCGGTGAAACGCTATCTGGCGGAATTCCTGTCCGATCCGCGCGTGGTGGAGATTCCCGCGCTGATCTGGCAGCCGATCCTGCGCGGCATCATCCTCAATACCCGCCCGAAGAAATCCGCCCATGCCTATCAGCAGGTGTGGACCGAAAAAGGCTCTCCGCTGGCTGCCATCACCGAGCAGCAGGCCGAGGCACTGCAGGCGCGGCTGGGCACTGCCGCCACGGTCCGCTGGGCCATGCGTTATGGCAATCCCGCCATCCCGCAGGAACTGAAGGCGCTGATGGATGCGGGGTGCGACCGCATTCTGATCGCCCCGCTCTACCCGCAATATTCGGCCGCCACCAATGCCACGGTGGTGGACAAGGCGGGCGAGGCCCTGCGCGCCATGCGCTGGCAACCGGCCCTGCGCACGCTGCCGCCCTATTATGACGATCCGGCCCATATCGCCGCGCTGGCGAAGGATCTGGGCGCGCAGCTCGATGCGCTGGACTTCGAACCGGAAGTGCTGCTGCTGAGCTTCCACGGCATGCCGGAGCGCACGCTGCATCTGGGCGATCCCTATCATTGCCAGTGCCAGAAAACCGCACGCCTGCTGGGCGAGGCGCTGGGGCGGCCCGGCCTGCGGATCGACACGACCTTCCAGTCCCGCTTCGGCCGGGCCAAATGGCTGGAACCGGCAACCGATGTCGTGCTGGAAGCAGAGGCGAAGGCTGGCACGAGGCGCATCGCGGTCGCCGCGCCAGGCTTCTCCGCCGATTGCCTCGAAACACTGGAAGAACTGGCGATCCGCGGGCGGGAACAGTTCCTTGGCGCTGGCGGCGAACATTATGCCACGCTGGCCTGCCTCAATGCGGGCGAAACGGGGATGGATATGCTGGAAGCACTGGTCCGCCGCGAACTGGCGGGGTGGGTTTAG
- a CDS encoding SgcJ/EcaC family oxidoreductase — MIRAAVILCAALSLASCQVAKEPEAAEIEKQAVVAALAESTAGWNSGNLDRFIGVYSEDPQASYVTAEGLVRGRKALADRYSTKYDFSNPATRGALSLETLDFRLLDPQHALYIGRYTLAYPDGKTASGPTSLVLQKEAGGWKIIADHSS, encoded by the coding sequence ATGATTCGAGCCGCTGTGATCCTGTGCGCTGCCCTGTCGCTCGCTTCCTGTCAGGTGGCGAAAGAGCCGGAGGCGGCGGAGATCGAGAAACAGGCTGTCGTGGCCGCGCTGGCGGAAAGCACGGCGGGCTGGAACAGCGGCAATCTGGATCGCTTCATCGGCGTCTATTCCGAAGATCCGCAGGCCAGTTACGTCACCGCCGAAGGGCTGGTGCGCGGGCGCAAGGCCCTGGCGGATCGCTATTCGACCAAATATGATTTTTCCAATCCGGCAACGCGCGGGGCACTGAGCCTTGAAACGCTGGATTTCCGGCTGCTGGACCCGCAGCATGCGCTCTATATCGGGCGCTACACGCTGGCCTATCCGGATGGGAAAACGGCGTCCGGCCCTACCAGCCTCGTCCTCCAGAAAGAGGCGGGCGGGTGGAAGATCATCGCCGACCATTCGAGCTAG
- a CDS encoding OmpA family protein: MRLTHTALLAAAAIALSGCATKGYVKDRVGELETRQNARMDQADQRMDQIDKTSREALERAIAAGKLAEGKFAYDVVLSDDAVKFDSNRAVVSPTGQQRLADLANQLKAENANAYLEIQGHTDSTGSDAYNQKLGMERAEAVRLALYKSGVPLSRMATISYGEEAPVAPNNTAAGRAANRRVVIVVLK, translated from the coding sequence ATGCGTCTTACCCACACCGCGCTTCTGGCAGCGGCAGCGATTGCCCTGTCTGGCTGCGCCACCAAGGGTTACGTCAAGGATCGGGTCGGTGAACTGGAAACGCGCCAGAACGCCCGGATGGATCAGGCCGATCAGCGGATGGACCAGATCGACAAGACCAGCCGTGAAGCGCTGGAACGAGCCATTGCCGCAGGCAAGCTGGCCGAAGGCAAGTTCGCCTATGATGTCGTCCTTTCAGACGATGCCGTGAAGTTCGACAGCAACCGCGCGGTGGTTTCGCCCACCGGGCAGCAGCGCCTTGCCGATCTGGCAAACCAGCTGAAGGCCGAAAACGCGAACGCCTATCTCGAAATTCAGGGCCACACCGATTCCACCGGTTCGGACGCCTATAACCAGAAGCTGGGCATGGAACGCGCCGAAGCCGTCCGCCTGGCGCTCTACAAGTCGGGCGTGCCGCTCAGCCGCATGGCCACTATTTCCTATGGCGAGGAAGCCCCCGTCGCCCCCAACAACACGGCCGCCGGCCGCGCGGCCAATCGCCGCGTGGTGATCGTGGTCCTCAAGTAA
- the folK gene encoding 2-amino-4-hydroxy-6-hydroxymethyldihydropteridine diphosphokinase: MRGKHHYLIALGSNRRHHRFGRPRDVVEAALIALVEKGIHVSRVSPIVLTAPIGPSLRRYANAAALIETDLGPHKLLRLFKKLERKFGRRPGGQRWTSRVIDLDIVLWSGGSYAAADLTIPHRLFRERDFVLTPALAVAPDWRDPISGLTVRQLTARLTAPRPLSR, from the coding sequence ATGCGGGGGAAGCATCATTATCTTATCGCCCTCGGCTCCAACCGCCGCCATCATCGTTTCGGCCGCCCGCGCGACGTGGTGGAGGCCGCACTGATCGCGCTGGTGGAAAAGGGCATTCATGTCTCCCGCGTTTCCCCCATCGTCCTCACGGCGCCCATCGGCCCCTCGCTGCGGCGCTATGCCAATGCGGCGGCGCTGATCGAGACTGACCTTGGCCCGCACAAGCTGCTGCGCCTGTTCAAGAAACTGGAACGCAAATTCGGCCGCCGCCCCGGCGGGCAGCGCTGGACTTCACGCGTGATCGATCTCGACATCGTGTTGTGGAGCGGCGGCAGTTATGCGGCGGCGGACCTGACAATCCCCCACCGGCTGTTTCGTGAACGCGATTTCGTTCTGACCCCGGCACTGGCCGTGGCGCCCGATTGGCGCGATCCGATTAGCGGTTTGACGGTGCGACAGCTAACAGCGCGCTTGACCGCACCCCGCCCCCTTTCTAGGTGA
- a CDS encoding methyltransferase domain-containing protein, with amino-acid sequence MADIPGLPARRAALKLTDAVLRRGETLDVAAHAALQGLQSGADKALARALASEVLRWLVDLDALIDSATRQVLPEDAKPRAVLRLMLAGWLRLDTPPHAIIATALPLLAGGPRRLAHGVFGALVRKGVKLPDAPTLPESVAARWGERSAAIAAALAEPPPLDLSLRDAAETAKWAEILGGTSLLPGHLRLPRGTAVEELAGFAEGAWWVQDLAASLPARVLGEGKGRRVLDLCAAPGGKTLQLAAAGWDVTALDLGPKRMARLKENLARTGLSATLVVADALKWEPEGPFDAVLLDAPCTATGTSRRHPDVIHRIGPRQIEEMAELQAHLLERAARWVVPGGELVYAVCSLEREEGEGQASRVALSADPVPASVLPEGVSVTPEGWVRTDPGMLAQQGGMDGFFIARFRA; translated from the coding sequence ATGGCTGACATACCCGGACTTCCCGCGCGCCGCGCCGCGCTCAAACTCACCGATGCCGTGCTGCGCCGGGGCGAAACGCTCGACGTGGCGGCCCATGCCGCGCTGCAGGGGCTGCAAAGCGGTGCGGACAAGGCATTGGCCCGCGCACTCGCTTCGGAAGTGCTGCGCTGGCTGGTCGATCTGGATGCGCTGATCGATTCGGCCACGCGGCAGGTGCTGCCCGAAGATGCGAAGCCGCGCGCCGTGCTGCGGTTGATGCTGGCGGGATGGCTGCGGCTGGATACGCCGCCCCATGCCATTATCGCCACGGCCCTGCCGCTGCTGGCAGGCGGCCCGCGCCGTCTGGCCCATGGCGTGTTCGGCGCGCTGGTGCGCAAGGGCGTGAAACTGCCCGATGCGCCCACTCTGCCGGAAAGCGTCGCGGCGCGCTGGGGCGAACGGTCGGCAGCGATTGCGGCGGCCCTTGCCGAACCGCCCCCGCTTGATCTGTCGCTGCGCGATGCGGCGGAAACGGCGAAATGGGCAGAGATATTGGGTGGCACCTCGTTGCTGCCCGGCCATCTGCGCCTGCCGCGCGGAACGGCAGTAGAGGAACTGGCCGGTTTTGCCGAAGGTGCATGGTGGGTGCAGGATCTGGCCGCCAGCCTTCCCGCCCGCGTGCTGGGCGAAGGGAAAGGCCGCCGCGTGCTGGACCTGTGCGCCGCGCCGGGCGGCAAGACGCTGCAGCTCGCCGCCGCCGGATGGGATGTGACCGCGCTCGACCTCGGGCCCAAGCGCATGGCGCGGCTGAAGGAAAACCTCGCCCGCACCGGCCTTTCCGCCACGCTGGTGGTGGCCGATGCCCTGAAGTGGGAGCCGGAGGGGCCGTTCGATGCCGTGCTGCTGGATGCGCCCTGCACCGCAACCGGCACCAGCCGCCGCCATCCCGATGTGATCCACCGCATCGGCCCACGCCAGATCGAGGAAATGGCCGAGCTGCAGGCACACCTGCTCGAACGGGCGGCGCGCTGGGTCGTGCCGGGGGGCGAACTGGTCTACGCGGTCTGCTCGCTTGAACGCGAGGAGGGGGAGGGTCAGGCCAGCCGTGTGGCGCTTTCAGCCGACCCTGTGCCTGCTTCAGTCCTCCCTGAGGGTGTTTCTGTCACGCCCGAGGGCTGGGTGCGAACCGATCCGGGAATGCTGGCGCAGCAGGGCGGAATGGACGGCTTTTTCATCGCCCGCTTCCGCGCCTGA
- the aguB gene encoding N-carbamoylputrescine amidase, translated as MRQITVAALQLALNAEDERDNIAAVGALVEEASASGAQIVLPPELFSGPYFCKVEDEALFALARPTLEHPAVIAMRNMARALKVAIPTSFFERDGHHYYNTIAMIGPDGEVMGTYRKSHIPDGPGYEEKYYFRPGNDGFKAWDVFGARIGVGICWDQWYPECARAMALLGAEVLFYPTAIGSEPYDADLDTSRMWRRAMIGHAVSNCMPVVAANRIGMEDGQRFYGHSFIADEWGDFISDVGAEETGVLLATLDLDRAATHRAGMGFFRDRRPELYARLARDE; from the coding sequence ATGAGACAGATCACCGTCGCCGCCCTGCAGCTTGCCCTCAATGCCGAGGACGAACGCGATAATATCGCCGCCGTCGGCGCGCTGGTGGAAGAAGCATCGGCCAGCGGGGCGCAGATCGTTCTGCCGCCGGAACTGTTTTCCGGCCCCTATTTCTGCAAGGTGGAGGACGAGGCACTGTTCGCGCTGGCCCGCCCGACGCTGGAACATCCCGCCGTCATCGCCATGCGCAACATGGCCCGCGCGCTGAAAGTGGCGATCCCCACCAGCTTCTTCGAGCGGGACGGGCACCATTATTACAACACTATCGCCATGATCGGCCCGGATGGCGAAGTGATGGGCACTTATCGCAAGAGCCACATCCCCGATGGCCCGGGTTACGAGGAAAAATACTATTTCCGCCCCGGCAATGACGGGTTCAAGGCATGGGACGTGTTCGGCGCGCGCATCGGTGTCGGTATCTGCTGGGACCAGTGGTATCCCGAATGCGCTCGCGCCATGGCACTGCTGGGCGCCGAAGTGCTGTTCTACCCCACGGCCATCGGCTCAGAACCCTATGACGCCGATCTCGACACCAGCCGCATGTGGCGCCGGGCGATGATCGGCCATGCCGTGTCCAACTGCATGCCGGTGGTCGCGGCCAATCGCATCGGCATGGAAGACGGGCAGCGTTTCTACGGCCACAGCTTCATTGCCGACGAATGGGGCGATTTCATCAGCGACGTCGGGGCAGAGGAAACCGGCGTGCTGCTCGCCACGCTCGATCTGGACCGGGCCGCCACGCATCGCGCGGGCATGGGCTTCTTCCGCGACCGGCGGCCGGAGCTTTACGCCCGCCTTGCGCGCGACGAGTGA
- a CDS encoding DUF1674 domain-containing protein, with product MTKRATQRPQPFKKPTHWDNAPVPAPQDAKPTEDPQGLSPTRYGDWVKDGIAVDF from the coding sequence ATGACGAAGCGCGCCACCCAGCGGCCCCAGCCCTTCAAGAAACCCACCCATTGGGACAATGCCCCCGTGCCCGCGCCGCAGGATGCGAAGCCGACCGAAGACCCGCAGGGACTCAGCCCCACGCGCTATGGCGATTGGGTGAAAGACGGCATCGCGGTCGATTTCTGA
- the msrA gene encoding peptide-methionine (S)-S-oxide reductase MsrA: MSGQETAIVAGGCFWCTEAVFRMCAGVEHVESGYIGGSVPHPSYKEVCTGNTGHAEAIRIVFDPSVISYADLLDVFMATHDPTQLNRQGNDIGTQYRSAIFPLSDAQRAEAKAAIDRANAEHGGKVVTTIEGPAEWYPAENYHQEYWQGEGQRNPYCLAVIPPKLAKLRKGFAQRVKEG, encoded by the coding sequence ATGAGCGGACAGGAAACGGCCATCGTCGCCGGCGGATGCTTCTGGTGCACCGAAGCGGTGTTCCGCATGTGCGCCGGGGTAGAACACGTGGAAAGCGGCTATATCGGCGGCAGCGTGCCCCATCCCAGCTACAAGGAAGTCTGCACCGGCAATACCGGCCATGCCGAAGCGATCCGCATCGTGTTCGATCCTTCGGTGATTTCCTATGCCGATCTGCTGGACGTGTTCATGGCCACGCATGATCCGACGCAGCTGAACCGGCAGGGCAATGACATCGGCACGCAATACCGTTCCGCGATCTTCCCGCTGAGCGATGCCCAGCGAGCCGAGGCCAAGGCAGCGATCGACCGCGCCAATGCAGAGCACGGCGGCAAGGTTGTGACCACTATCGAAGGCCCGGCGGAATGGTACCCGGCCGAGAATTACCATCAGGAATACTGGCAGGGCGAAGGCCAGCGTAACCCCTATTGCCTGGCCGTGATCCCGCCCAAGCTGGCCAAATTGCGCAAGGGCTTTGCTCAGCGGGTGAAGGAAGGCTGA
- a CDS encoding GNAT family protein — translation MTVIRTERLILRPAAESDVDGMHAILSDPRAMAYWSSLPHSSVETTRKWLAAMIATRPEEGEDFIIEHDGRAIGKAGFHRFPAIGYVLHPACWGQGFAQEALRPVIERGFTRHLLARIVADVDPRNEGSLKLLRRLGFAEAGYREKSWYIGGEWLDSVDMALEARDWAAAT, via the coding sequence ATGACCGTGATCCGCACCGAACGCCTGATCCTGCGCCCCGCCGCCGAAAGCGATGTGGATGGGATGCATGCAATCCTGAGCGATCCGCGCGCGATGGCCTATTGGTCCAGCCTGCCGCATTCCTCTGTCGAGACCACGCGCAAGTGGCTCGCCGCGATGATCGCCACCCGCCCGGAAGAGGGCGAGGATTTCATCATCGAACATGATGGCCGCGCCATCGGCAAGGCGGGCTTCCACCGCTTCCCCGCCATCGGATATGTCCTCCACCCCGCTTGCTGGGGCCAAGGCTTCGCGCAGGAGGCACTGCGCCCGGTGATCGAACGCGGCTTCACCAGGCACCTGCTCGCGCGCATCGTCGCCGATGTCGATCCCCGTAACGAGGGGAGCCTCAAGCTGCTCCGCCGGCTGGGCTTTGCCGAGGCGGGCTATCGCGAGAAGAGCTGGTATATTGGCGGTGAATGGCTGGACAGTGTGGACATGGCGCTGGAGGCGCGGGACTGGGCTGCGGCTACTTGA